One Chloroflexota bacterium genomic window carries:
- the lysS gene encoding lysine--tRNA ligase, whose translation MFWADEIAARAAESGTPQVVNDSKTPSGTVHVGSLRGPVIHDEIWRSLRRVGVEATFRYGVDDLDPMDTAALLTPDAVDRHMGVPLSAVPPPAGSNAASYARHFVGELFLGTFEPLGLHPEMYWMSEVYGGGLMDRYIRAALDAADTIRTIYRDVSHVDKEPGWLPLSVICESCGRIGTTVPTDWDGDGVAYTCQPDAVEWATGCGHAGRVSPFGGTAKLLFNVDWAARWSLFGVTIEGCGKDLATAGGSRDRSDAISRQIFEREPPINVPYEFINIGGRKMSTSRGRGVAAHEIAAVMPPNELRMLFVRHRPNVAFDFDPDQTDAIPRLVDEFDRLAAATAGRPVRGELPADAERIFAASLVDPDAEVAAEAAAYRPAFAHLALLVQLPGIDVPERVAAEKGGPLTERELVILEERRRAVRAWLETYAPPAARVEVRRDAVPEAVGDLTPDQRGFLGSLADALAALPATEWVGESLHSAIFATAKERGLGAGAGFAALYAAFLGRPSGPRAGWLLASLDRPFVVERLRAAGGVA comes from the coding sequence TCCACGTCGGCAGCCTCCGAGGCCCGGTCATCCACGACGAGATCTGGCGCTCACTGCGCCGAGTGGGGGTGGAGGCCACCTTCCGGTACGGGGTCGACGACCTCGACCCCATGGATACCGCGGCTCTCCTCACCCCCGACGCGGTCGACCGACACATGGGCGTGCCGCTGTCCGCCGTGCCGCCGCCCGCCGGCTCGAACGCCGCCAGCTACGCCCGCCACTTCGTCGGAGAGCTGTTCCTCGGCACGTTCGAGCCGCTCGGGCTGCACCCGGAGATGTACTGGATGAGCGAGGTGTACGGCGGGGGATTGATGGACCGATACATCCGCGCCGCCCTGGACGCCGCCGACACCATCCGCACCATCTACCGCGACGTCAGCCACGTGGACAAGGAGCCCGGCTGGTTGCCCCTGTCCGTCATTTGCGAGTCCTGCGGGCGGATCGGGACCACGGTGCCCACCGACTGGGATGGCGACGGGGTGGCGTACACCTGCCAACCGGACGCTGTGGAATGGGCGACTGGCTGCGGCCACGCGGGGCGGGTCTCGCCGTTCGGCGGCACTGCCAAGCTTCTGTTCAACGTTGACTGGGCGGCCCGATGGAGCCTGTTCGGGGTCACCATCGAGGGCTGCGGCAAGGACCTTGCCACGGCTGGCGGGTCACGCGACCGCTCCGATGCGATTTCACGTCAGATCTTCGAGCGAGAGCCGCCGATCAACGTGCCGTACGAGTTCATCAACATCGGCGGCCGGAAGATGAGCACGTCTCGCGGGCGGGGCGTGGCCGCCCACGAGATCGCAGCCGTCATGCCGCCCAACGAGCTGCGGATGCTCTTCGTGCGCCACCGCCCCAACGTGGCGTTTGACTTCGACCCGGACCAGACCGATGCCATCCCGCGCCTGGTCGACGAGTTCGACCGCTTGGCGGCCGCGACCGCCGGCCGCCCCGTCCGGGGTGAGCTGCCCGCCGATGCCGAACGGATCTTTGCCGCCTCCCTGGTCGACCCCGATGCGGAGGTCGCGGCCGAGGCCGCCGCGTATCGGCCCGCGTTCGCCCACCTGGCGCTGCTGGTCCAGCTGCCGGGGATCGACGTCCCGGAACGGGTGGCGGCGGAGAAGGGCGGTCCACTCACCGAGCGCGAGCTGGTCATTCTCGAAGAGCGGAGACGGGCGGTCCGGGCGTGGCTCGAGACCTACGCTCCGCCCGCGGCGCGAGTCGAGGTCCGCCGCGATGCGGTGCCCGAGGCGGTGGGCGACCTGACGCCGGACCAGCGCGGGTTCCTCGGATCGCTGGCGGACGCGCTGGCCGCCCTGCCCGCCACCGAGTGGGTGGGGGAAAGTCTCCACTCGGCCATCTTCGCCACCGCCAAGGAGCGCGGCCTCGGGGCGGGGGCGGGCTTTGCCGCCCTGTACGCTGCGTTTCTCGGGCGGCCGTCCGGGCCGCGGGCAGGTTGGCTCCTTGCCTCGCTGGACCGGCCGTTCGTCGTCGAGCGACTCCGGGCCGCAGGAGGAGTGGCGTGA